One part of the Granulicella arctica genome encodes these proteins:
- the tldD gene encoding metalloprotease TldD, translating into MTFPPSDHKQYFIQKLGLSERLMERCLGEALSAGGDYADLYFESVTSTSLGIDESLVKSASQGISVGCGIRVVSGERTGYAYTDDLSSSRLLRAARTAALIASGPAKELMSGFRHTESAALYPVAGATSDAEIAAKLALIERADKAARAYDSRITQVRAGFNDELRRILVAASDGTFASDTQPLARLNIFVIAKDGINTARGTSGGGGRISMDFFEGDKSPEHFAREAARTAILQLGAVDAPAGEMPVVLGPGWPGVLLHEAVGHGLEADFNRKKTSAFAGLIGQQVASSKVTVVDNGLMPNRRGSINMDDEGHPTQETVLIENGILKGFLSDKLNSRLMGMPNTGSGRRESYHHIPMPRMTNTYMLNGDDMPEDIIKSVKRGLYAVNFGGGQVDITNGKFVFSASEAYLIEDGKVTRPVKGATLIGNGPEALKYVSMVGNDLALDEGIGTCGKAGQSVPVGVGMPTVKLDRMTVGGTGQ; encoded by the coding sequence ATGACATTCCCGCCGTCAGACCACAAGCAATATTTCATTCAAAAGCTCGGCCTTTCGGAACGTCTGATGGAACGCTGTCTCGGAGAAGCGCTCTCCGCCGGTGGCGATTACGCCGATCTCTACTTTGAGTCCGTCACCTCCACCTCGCTCGGGATCGACGAGTCGCTGGTCAAATCTGCCAGTCAGGGCATCAGCGTCGGCTGCGGCATCCGCGTGGTTTCGGGCGAACGTACCGGCTACGCTTACACCGACGACCTATCCAGTAGCCGCCTGCTCCGCGCCGCGCGCACCGCTGCACTGATCGCCAGCGGCCCTGCTAAGGAGCTGATGAGCGGGTTCCGCCATACTGAGTCCGCCGCGCTCTATCCCGTCGCCGGAGCCACATCCGACGCCGAGATCGCCGCCAAGCTGGCGTTGATCGAGCGGGCCGACAAGGCCGCCCGCGCCTATGACTCCCGCATCACGCAGGTTCGCGCCGGCTTCAACGACGAGCTGCGACGTATCCTCGTCGCCGCATCCGACGGCACCTTCGCGAGCGATACGCAGCCGCTCGCCCGCCTCAATATCTTCGTGATCGCCAAAGACGGCATCAACACCGCGCGCGGCACCAGCGGCGGTGGCGGACGCATCTCGATGGACTTCTTCGAAGGTGACAAATCGCCGGAGCACTTTGCCCGCGAGGCCGCCCGCACAGCCATCCTGCAACTCGGAGCGGTCGATGCTCCCGCAGGCGAGATGCCCGTCGTTCTCGGCCCCGGCTGGCCCGGTGTGTTGCTGCACGAAGCCGTCGGGCATGGCCTTGAGGCCGACTTCAATCGCAAGAAGACCTCCGCCTTCGCCGGTCTGATCGGCCAGCAGGTGGCAAGCAGTAAGGTTACGGTCGTCGATAACGGCCTGATGCCGAACCGGCGCGGCTCCATCAATATGGACGATGAGGGCCACCCGACACAGGAGACCGTGCTGATCGAGAACGGCATCCTGAAGGGATTTCTCTCGGACAAGCTCAACTCTCGCCTGATGGGCATGCCCAATACCGGCAGCGGACGCCGCGAGAGCTACCACCACATTCCCATGCCGCGCATGACCAACACCTACATGCTCAACGGCGACGATATGCCAGAAGATATCATCAAGAGCGTCAAGCGTGGTCTGTACGCCGTGAACTTTGGCGGCGGTCAGGTGGACATCACCAACGGCAAGTTCGTCTTCTCCGCCAGCGAGGCGTACCTGATCGAAGACGGCAAGGTGACCCGGCCGGTTAAGGGCGCAACGCTGATCGGCAACGGCCCTGAAGCTTTGAAGTATGTGTCCATGGTGGGGAATGATCTTGCCCTGGATGAAGGAATTGGCACCTGCGGCAAGGCCGGGCAAAGCGTCCCGGTAGGCGTAGGCATGCCGACAGTGAAACTCGATCGCATGACGGTCGGAGGAACGGGACAATAA
- a CDS encoding glycoside hydrolase domain-containing protein encodes MSMSLYMRMCVLIAAILLATTGRSNAQIAATPVSPGYVGFDRNDYPGDSVLPVLRKTFSFTGYWLTNPPGEHKNGWAGKRDILLRQGFGFLVLTNGKFDKQIKTSGLKPEVLGRRDAAVAVAAATQEHFPPHTILFLDQEEGGRLLPEQMAYLLAWTEAVANSGYRPGVYASGQPVDDGPGVTITTAQDIRQHVAAQHLHEIAMWVYQDACPPAPGCTVQPPRLSGSGTPGAIVWQYAQSPRRPEITASCAKTYAPDGDCYAGAPKGLSLDLNVSLSPDPSQGR; translated from the coding sequence ATGTCGATGAGTCTGTACATGCGTATGTGTGTCTTGATTGCGGCAATATTGCTGGCCACCACAGGCCGCTCAAATGCTCAGATCGCAGCAACTCCAGTCTCCCCAGGCTATGTGGGCTTCGACCGCAATGACTATCCGGGCGACAGCGTGCTCCCTGTCCTGCGCAAAACCTTCTCGTTTACCGGATATTGGCTAACCAACCCTCCCGGCGAACATAAAAACGGCTGGGCAGGCAAACGCGACATCCTGCTGCGGCAGGGCTTTGGATTCCTCGTGCTGACGAACGGCAAGTTCGACAAACAGATCAAGACCTCGGGCCTCAAACCAGAGGTGCTTGGCCGACGAGACGCGGCCGTTGCCGTTGCAGCAGCAACCCAGGAGCACTTTCCACCGCACACGATCCTCTTTCTCGACCAGGAGGAGGGTGGCCGCCTGCTGCCGGAGCAGATGGCCTATCTACTCGCATGGACGGAAGCCGTCGCGAACTCCGGATACCGTCCCGGCGTCTACGCCAGCGGCCAGCCGGTCGATGACGGCCCCGGAGTCACCATCACGACGGCTCAGGACATCCGGCAACACGTCGCCGCACAGCACCTGCACGAAATCGCGATGTGGGTCTACCAGGATGCCTGCCCGCCAGCTCCCGGCTGCACCGTGCAACCGCCGCGTCTCTCCGGCAGCGGAACGCCCGGCGCAATTGTGTGGCAGTATGCCCAATCTCCCCGGCGACCGGAGATTACCGCCTCATGCGCAAAGACTTACGCCCCCGACGGCGACTGCTACGCCGGTGCACCCAAAGGCTTGTCGTTGGACCTGAACGTCTCTCTTTCACCGGACCCATCGCAGGGTCGCTGA